In Xanthomonas sacchari, a genomic segment contains:
- the pncB gene encoding nicotinate phosphoribosyltransferase has translation MIIDSLLDTDLYKFTMMQAVLHQHPGAQVEYRFKCRTPGIDLAQYLPQISEEIDALCALRFREDELDYLRAMRFIKPDFADFLALFHLDRKYLHLQASAKVPGEIELRIRGPWLHTILFEVPLLAIINEVWFRNAGGAEHAEGLRRLQAKIALLRDTPGYDGCAIADYGTRRRYSRAWHGELLPVLQQTLGKQFVGTSNVHFARRYGLTPLGTMAHEYLQAFQALGPRLRDSQAAALESWAREYRGDLGIALSDVVGLDAFLRDFDLYFCKLFDGMRHDSGDPFEWGERVLAHLQRHRVDPRSKILVFSDGLDIDKVMRLYAHFRDRCMLAFGVGTHLTNDLGLVPLQIVIKMVRCNGQPVAKLSDSPGKTLCDDPAYLTYLRQVFQAPVEAQD, from the coding sequence ATGATCATCGATTCGTTGCTGGACACCGACCTCTACAAGTTCACCATGATGCAGGCGGTGCTGCATCAGCACCCCGGCGCGCAGGTGGAGTACCGCTTCAAGTGCCGCACCCCGGGCATCGACCTGGCGCAGTACCTGCCGCAGATCTCGGAGGAGATCGACGCGCTGTGTGCGCTGCGCTTCCGCGAGGACGAGCTGGACTACCTGCGCGCGATGCGCTTCATCAAGCCGGACTTCGCCGATTTCCTGGCGCTGTTCCACCTGGACCGCAAGTATCTGCACCTGCAGGCCTCGGCCAAGGTGCCCGGCGAGATCGAACTGCGCATCCGCGGGCCATGGTTGCACACGATCCTGTTCGAGGTGCCGCTGCTGGCGATCATCAACGAGGTGTGGTTCCGCAATGCCGGCGGCGCCGAGCATGCCGAAGGTCTGCGCCGCCTGCAGGCCAAGATCGCGCTGCTGCGCGATACCCCCGGCTACGACGGTTGCGCCATCGCCGACTACGGCACCCGCCGCCGCTATTCGCGGGCCTGGCACGGCGAACTGCTGCCGGTGCTGCAGCAGACGCTGGGCAAGCAGTTCGTCGGCACCAGCAACGTGCACTTCGCCCGCCGCTACGGGCTGACCCCGCTGGGCACCATGGCCCACGAGTACCTGCAGGCGTTCCAGGCGCTGGGGCCGCGGTTGCGCGACTCGCAGGCGGCGGCGCTGGAGTCGTGGGCGCGCGAGTATCGCGGCGATCTCGGCATCGCGCTGTCGGACGTGGTCGGCCTGGATGCGTTCCTGCGCGATTTCGATCTGTACTTCTGCAAGCTGTTCGACGGCATGCGCCACGATTCCGGCGACCCGTTCGAGTGGGGCGAGCGGGTGCTGGCGCACCTGCAGCGGCATCGGGTGGATCCGCGTAGCAAGATCCTGGTGTTCAGCGACGGCCTGGACATCGACAAGGTGATGCGGCTGTACGCGCATTTCCGCGACCGCTGTATGCTGGCGTTCGGCGTCGGCACGCACCTGACCAACGACCTGGGCCTGGTGCCGCTGCAGATCGTGATCAAGATGGTCCGCTGCAACGGCCAGCCGGTGGCCAAGCTCAGCGACTCGCCCGGCAAGACCCTGTGCGACGACCCGGCCTACCTGACCTACCTGCGCCAGGTGTTCCAGGCGCCGGTCGAGGCCCAGGATTGA
- a CDS encoding glycoside hydrolase family 113, protein MAPIAVRLLAALLLALSAGGCSAAPAPPWLGANVKVSPEAPWGSAAAQRSLRQLAEAGATRALLVAFVWQATPQSSAPVLGSDSSPALVRAGLRQMHAAGLQPVLKVHLWIPGHWAGEAAPADRDAWFAGYRRALLQLAQVAAEERASALIVGTELRQLQDAPQWPALLAAVRQVYRGPIGYVADGLEQAERFGYWDRFDFVGTSLYPALAAAPAQRLAQMRAAAARVQALGERSGRPVWVAELGLRSAHGSLAAPWESPEQRSAEVDTALQAQVLREWRDVLDAQPRIAGIALWCWYTDPDAGGADDSDFTVQHKPAQAVLKR, encoded by the coding sequence ATGGCGCCGATCGCCGTGAGACTGCTGGCCGCACTGCTGCTGGCGCTGAGCGCCGGCGGCTGCAGCGCGGCGCCGGCGCCGCCGTGGCTGGGCGCCAACGTCAAGGTTTCGCCCGAGGCGCCGTGGGGCAGCGCGGCGGCGCAGCGCTCGCTGCGGCAACTGGCCGAGGCCGGCGCCACCCGCGCGTTGCTGGTCGCCTTCGTCTGGCAGGCGACGCCGCAGTCCTCGGCGCCGGTGCTGGGCAGCGACAGCAGTCCGGCGCTGGTCCGCGCCGGATTGCGGCAGATGCACGCGGCCGGCCTGCAGCCGGTGCTGAAGGTGCACCTGTGGATTCCCGGGCACTGGGCCGGCGAGGCCGCGCCTGCCGATCGCGACGCCTGGTTCGCCGGCTACCGGCGCGCGCTGCTGCAACTGGCCCAGGTCGCCGCCGAGGAGCGCGCCAGCGCGCTGATCGTCGGCACCGAGCTGCGCCAGCTGCAGGATGCGCCGCAATGGCCGGCGCTGCTGGCGGCGGTGCGCCAGGTCTATCGCGGCCCGATCGGCTACGTCGCCGACGGCCTGGAGCAGGCCGAGCGCTTCGGCTACTGGGACCGCTTCGATTTCGTCGGCACCAGCCTGTATCCGGCGCTGGCCGCGGCGCCGGCGCAGCGCCTGGCGCAGATGCGCGCGGCCGCGGCGCGGGTGCAGGCGCTGGGCGAGCGCAGCGGCCGCCCGGTGTGGGTGGCCGAACTGGGATTGCGCTCGGCGCACGGCAGCCTCGCCGCGCCGTGGGAAAGCCCGGAGCAGCGCAGCGCCGAGGTCGACACCGCGTTGCAGGCGCAGGTGCTGCGCGAATGGCGCGACGTGCTCGACGCGCAGCCGCGCATCGCTGGCATCGCGCTGTGGTGCTGGTACACCGATCCGGACGCCGGCGGCGCCGACGACAGCGATTTCACCGTGCAGCACAAGCCGGCGCAGGCGGTGCTCAAGCGCTGA
- a CDS encoding glycosyltransferase family 2 protein has translation MSGNHQRVAAEASVPGRLGRLPTNGGLQAPIGEALVAAGVIDPPQLQNALSLQARWRSRLGDVVLAQRGVVALRFYTVLAQHFGLNFVNLLKQPIDPALFQPERLADYAQRLVLPWREEDGQLVLAVADPGPDIFAWARATYGEQVRFVGTSKFDIVWSLQQHADALLTHDALNLLAEHAPEHSARQVITRAQSVFLVALTVVLAAALALWPLFTLIALNTLIAVAFLATFGLKLVLAWRGARRRIDIKVSDEEVAALGDEDLPVYTVLVPMYKEPDVLPILANALRRLDYPTSKLDVKLVLEADDTETIEAAKALGLEAFFEIIRVPPSQPKTKPKACNYALRFARGQMLTIYDAEDKPEPDQLKRVVAAFRKSPADVACIQARLNYYNADENWLTRMFTLEYTLWFDFYLPALETLRIPIPLGGTSNHFRLDILRKVHAWDPYNVTEDADLGVRLTQQGYRVSVVNSTTFEEANVSIPNWIRQRSRWLKGYMQTWLVHMRNPVQLYRSTGVRGFWGFQLFVGGTFFTALAAPLMWLSYGLWLAVGSKFFDPFFPPALLYLSLLNLLLGNGFLIYMTLVAAFKRDYFRLAPYALTVPLYWLLQSIAAYKGLWQLIRNPFYWEKTTHGISKHMAEERRAALDD, from the coding sequence ATGTCCGGGAATCACCAGCGCGTTGCCGCCGAGGCGAGCGTCCCCGGCCGGCTCGGGCGGCTGCCGACCAATGGCGGCCTGCAGGCGCCGATCGGCGAGGCGCTGGTCGCCGCGGGGGTGATCGACCCGCCGCAACTGCAGAACGCGCTGTCCCTGCAGGCGCGCTGGCGCTCGCGGTTGGGCGACGTGGTGCTGGCCCAGCGCGGCGTCGTCGCGCTGCGCTTCTACACGGTGCTGGCACAGCATTTCGGGCTGAACTTCGTCAATCTGCTCAAGCAGCCGATCGACCCGGCGCTGTTCCAGCCGGAGCGGTTGGCCGACTACGCGCAGCGCCTGGTGCTGCCGTGGCGCGAGGAGGACGGCCAACTGGTGCTGGCGGTGGCCGATCCCGGGCCGGACATCTTCGCCTGGGCGCGCGCCACCTACGGCGAGCAGGTGCGCTTCGTCGGCACCTCCAAGTTCGACATCGTCTGGAGCCTGCAGCAGCACGCCGACGCGCTGCTCACCCACGACGCGCTGAACCTGCTGGCCGAACATGCGCCGGAGCACTCGGCGCGGCAGGTGATCACCCGCGCGCAGTCGGTCTTCCTGGTGGCGCTGACCGTGGTGCTGGCCGCGGCCCTGGCGCTGTGGCCGCTGTTCACCCTGATCGCGCTCAACACGCTGATCGCGGTGGCGTTCCTGGCCACCTTCGGGTTGAAGCTGGTGCTGGCCTGGCGCGGCGCGCGGCGCCGCATCGACATCAAGGTCAGCGACGAGGAAGTGGCCGCGCTCGGCGACGAGGACCTGCCGGTCTACACGGTGCTGGTGCCGATGTACAAGGAACCGGACGTGCTGCCGATCCTGGCCAACGCGCTGCGCCGGCTCGACTACCCGACCTCCAAGCTGGACGTGAAGCTGGTGCTGGAGGCCGACGACACCGAGACCATCGAGGCGGCCAAGGCGCTGGGCCTGGAGGCGTTCTTCGAGATCATCCGGGTGCCGCCGTCGCAGCCCAAGACCAAGCCCAAGGCCTGCAACTACGCGTTGCGCTTCGCCCGCGGGCAGATGCTCACCATCTACGACGCCGAGGACAAGCCGGAGCCGGACCAGCTCAAGCGCGTGGTCGCCGCGTTCCGCAAGTCGCCGGCCGACGTGGCCTGCATCCAGGCGCGGCTGAACTACTACAACGCCGACGAGAACTGGCTCACGCGCATGTTCACGCTGGAATACACGTTGTGGTTCGACTTCTACCTGCCGGCGTTGGAGACCCTGCGCATCCCGATTCCGCTCGGCGGCACCTCCAACCACTTCCGCCTGGACATCCTGCGCAAGGTCCATGCCTGGGATCCGTACAACGTCACCGAGGACGCCGACCTGGGCGTGCGCCTGACCCAGCAAGGCTACCGGGTCAGCGTGGTCAACTCGACCACGTTCGAGGAAGCCAACGTCAGCATCCCCAACTGGATCCGGCAGCGTTCGCGCTGGCTCAAGGGCTACATGCAGACCTGGCTGGTGCACATGCGCAACCCGGTGCAGCTGTACCGCTCCACCGGCGTGCGCGGGTTCTGGGGCTTCCAGCTGTTCGTCGGCGGCACCTTCTTCACCGCGCTGGCCGCGCCGCTGATGTGGCTGAGCTACGGGCTGTGGCTGGCGGTGGGCTCGAAGTTCTTCGATCCGTTCTTCCCGCCGGCGCTGCTGTACCTGAGCCTGCTCAACCTGCTGCTCGGCAACGGCTTCCTGATCTACATGACCCTGGTGGCGGCGTTCAAGCGCGACTACTTCCGCCTGGCGCCCTACGCGCTGACCGTGCCGCTGTACTGGCTGCTGCAGTCCATCGCCGCCTACAAGGGCCTGTGGCAGCTCATCCGCAACCCGTTCTACTGGGAAAAGACCACCCATGGCATCAGCAAGCACATGGCCGAAGAGCGCCGCGCCGCACTCGACGACTGA
- a CDS encoding glycosyltransferase family 2 protein → MSEQQIAVVVVTYESGSTIDACLQRLRAAAEVAQIRVVDNASRDDTLAVVQRHALDDARVRFIANPDNPGFATACNQGAAASDAPWLAFVNPDLMVEPQTLAQLRAQAAALGEALLGVEQVDEQGRADAAVRRRDPDFAAMLRHPLAGSRLALAADPAQPLQPVPALSGALMLLPRALFARIGGWDAGYRLHAEDLDLCRRVRQAGATVAVLNSLRVLHMRGVSSRKRPWFVEWHKHRGLWRYFRKFEAPSRTWPVRAAVWAVIWLHAWVTFARLCWRRPG, encoded by the coding sequence ATGAGCGAACAGCAGATAGCCGTGGTGGTGGTGACCTACGAGAGCGGCAGCACCATCGATGCCTGTCTGCAGCGGCTGCGCGCGGCGGCCGAGGTGGCGCAGATCCGGGTGGTCGACAACGCCTCGCGCGACGACACCCTGGCGGTGGTGCAGCGGCATGCGCTGGACGATGCGCGGGTGCGCTTCATCGCCAATCCCGACAATCCCGGCTTCGCCACCGCCTGCAACCAGGGCGCCGCGGCCAGCGATGCGCCGTGGCTGGCCTTCGTCAATCCCGACCTGATGGTCGAGCCGCAGACCCTGGCGCAGTTGCGCGCGCAGGCCGCCGCGCTCGGCGAGGCGCTGCTGGGCGTGGAGCAGGTCGACGAACAGGGCCGCGCCGACGCCGCGGTGCGCCGCCGCGACCCGGATTTCGCGGCGATGCTGCGGCATCCGCTGGCCGGCTCGCGGCTGGCGCTGGCCGCCGACCCGGCGCAGCCGCTGCAGCCGGTGCCGGCGCTGTCCGGTGCGCTGATGCTGTTGCCGCGCGCGCTGTTCGCGCGCATCGGCGGCTGGGACGCCGGCTACCGGCTGCACGCCGAGGACCTGGACCTGTGCCGCCGGGTACGCCAGGCCGGGGCCACGGTGGCGGTGCTGAACAGCCTGCGCGTGCTGCACATGCGCGGCGTGTCCAGCCGCAAGCGGCCGTGGTTCGTGGAGTGGCACAAGCACCGCGGCCTGTGGCGCTACTTCCGCAAGTTCGAGGCACCGAGCCGGACCTGGCCGGTGCGTGCGGCGGTCTGGGCGGTGATCTGGCTGCATGCCTGGGTCACCTTCGCCCGGCTGTGCTGGCGCCGTCCAGGCTGA
- a CDS encoding phosphotransferase enzyme family protein, with protein sequence MSVRHQMHGMGTQTVVADWPPLSEGEVEALLRQYALPGHLHAVRWHSPRPFSAAAEVATAAGTLFVKRHHRRVRDLRALGEEHAFIAHLHAQGVPVPDVLRDRDGASAVRRGHWTYEVLRAGDGEDRYREAMSWTPFADTVHAAAAGRALAALHRAAAGYAAPPRGTTVLVANLRLFAQPQPLQALRQDLPRRPALAAWLQRRDWQDDLRAHLLPWHAQAWPLLQTPPPALWTHGDWHASNLLWRGHGAASTVSTVFDFGLADRTFALFDLATAIERNLIPWLQLDDGGSAVAELDQLDALLHGYATLLPLDAAQLRLLGALLPLVHADFALSEIEYFAGITGSDAHAEIAYRRYLLGHAAWYGEGEGQRLLRHLRRRAAAAP encoded by the coding sequence ATGAGCGTTCGCCACCAGATGCACGGCATGGGCACGCAGACCGTGGTCGCCGACTGGCCGCCGCTGTCCGAGGGCGAGGTGGAAGCGCTGCTGCGGCAGTACGCCCTGCCCGGCCACCTGCACGCAGTGCGCTGGCACAGCCCGCGCCCGTTCTCCGCGGCGGCGGAGGTCGCGACCGCCGCCGGCACGCTGTTCGTCAAGCGCCACCATCGCCGCGTGCGCGACCTGCGTGCGCTGGGCGAAGAGCACGCCTTCATCGCCCACCTGCACGCGCAGGGCGTGCCGGTGCCGGACGTGCTGCGCGACCGCGACGGCGCCAGCGCGGTGCGACGGGGCCACTGGACCTACGAAGTGCTGCGCGCCGGCGACGGCGAGGACCGCTACCGCGAGGCGATGTCGTGGACGCCGTTCGCCGACACCGTCCATGCCGCGGCCGCCGGCCGCGCGCTGGCGGCGCTGCACCGTGCCGCCGCCGGCTACGCCGCACCGCCGCGCGGCACCACCGTGCTGGTCGCCAACCTGCGCCTGTTCGCCCAACCGCAGCCCCTGCAGGCGCTGCGACAGGACCTGCCGCGACGCCCGGCGCTGGCCGCGTGGCTGCAGCGACGCGACTGGCAGGACGACCTGCGCGCGCACCTGCTGCCCTGGCACGCGCAGGCCTGGCCATTGCTGCAGACGCCGCCGCCGGCGCTGTGGACGCATGGCGACTGGCACGCCTCCAACCTGCTGTGGCGCGGCCACGGCGCCGCCAGCACGGTCAGCACGGTGTTCGACTTCGGCCTGGCCGACCGCACGTTCGCCCTGTTCGACCTGGCCACCGCGATCGAACGCAACCTGATCCCGTGGCTGCAGCTGGACGACGGCGGCAGCGCGGTCGCCGAACTCGACCAGCTCGATGCGCTGCTGCACGGCTACGCCACGCTGCTGCCGCTGGACGCGGCGCAGCTGCGATTGCTCGGCGCGCTGCTGCCGCTGGTGCATGCCGATTTCGCGCTCAGCGAGATCGAGTACTTCGCCGGCATCACCGGCTCGGACGCGCACGCCGAGATCGCCTACCGTCGCTACCTGCTCGGCCACGCCGCCTGGTACGGCGAGGGCGAGGGCCAGCGCCTGCTGCGGCACCTGCGGCGCCGCGCCGCGGCCGCGCCATGA
- a CDS encoding TonB-dependent siderophore receptor: MLPTRRFPAPHALALALAIALPLPALAADDAATSTSTQTPVELDAVNVQGRQPHNRSSLSGYGDAPLLDTPMAIDTIDRTQLSDRQVRVLSEVLRADAAVGDSYAPIGYYENFLVRGYSLDAANSYRINGLTIAGEQNVALENKQQVQVLKGLSGVLSGITTPAGVIDYQTKRPQHVRSLLLSGDDDGSRGAAVDLGDWFGSERQVGLRVNAAHETLRSYVDHADGHRNFLSLAADWNIDPQSTLQLDVEYQDRQQRSVPGYQLLGGTQLPSGVSVHRLLAYQPWSKPVGIEALNAQVRYEYRFNDAWTLHVAAAHSRALIDDYSSFAWGCYGAASCASDAVPNHFSREGDYDIYDYRSPADSRRNDELQAIASGSASTGALQHQFQVGVDSLHRTIERHGSINEMIGSGNIDADPPLLAPADATLGPKRRRLDSAQTALLASDRIGIGDAWQLLLGARQVRYDERAWDRDGTLTRRTRRSVLLPQAALLFKLQPSLSLYASFAKGLAPGGTAPWFASNADSILAPTSAYQREAGMKYERDGLTLGAALFDMRQADQYAQPQADGSFLFVQQGRLHNRGIELSAAGTPGAGLHLQASVAGIRARAEDTGTPGDEGYQALNVPRVRASAQATWDVPGVNGLALLGGAQYSGAKYADRGGQVAVGGYSVYNLGARYATRLGTVPTTLRLSVDNLTDKRYWRDVGAYEGDNYLFLGAPRTARLALQFDF, encoded by the coding sequence ATGCTCCCCACCCGCCGCTTCCCCGCTCCGCACGCGCTCGCGCTGGCCCTGGCCATCGCCCTGCCGCTGCCGGCCCTGGCCGCCGACGACGCGGCGACGTCCACCAGCACGCAGACCCCGGTCGAACTGGACGCGGTCAACGTGCAGGGCCGCCAGCCGCACAACCGCAGCAGCCTCAGCGGCTACGGCGATGCGCCGCTGCTGGACACGCCGATGGCCATCGACACCATCGACCGCACCCAGCTGTCCGACCGCCAGGTGCGCGTACTCAGCGAAGTGCTGCGCGCCGACGCCGCGGTCGGCGACAGCTACGCGCCGATCGGCTACTACGAGAACTTCCTGGTCCGCGGCTATTCGCTGGATGCGGCCAACAGCTACCGCATCAACGGCCTGACCATCGCCGGCGAGCAGAACGTGGCGCTGGAGAACAAGCAGCAGGTGCAGGTGCTCAAGGGCCTGTCCGGGGTGCTGTCCGGCATCACCACGCCGGCCGGCGTGATCGACTACCAGACCAAGCGCCCGCAGCACGTGCGCAGCCTGCTGCTGAGCGGCGACGACGACGGCAGCCGCGGCGCAGCGGTGGACCTGGGCGACTGGTTCGGCAGCGAGCGCCAGGTCGGCCTGCGCGTCAACGCCGCGCACGAGACCCTGCGCAGCTACGTGGATCACGCCGACGGCCACCGCAACTTCCTGTCGCTGGCCGCGGACTGGAACATCGATCCGCAATCGACCCTGCAGTTGGACGTGGAATACCAGGACCGCCAGCAGCGCTCGGTGCCGGGCTACCAGTTGCTCGGCGGCACGCAGCTGCCGAGCGGGGTGTCGGTGCACCGCCTGCTCGCCTACCAGCCGTGGTCCAAGCCGGTCGGCATCGAGGCATTGAATGCGCAGGTGCGCTACGAGTACCGCTTCAATGACGCCTGGACCCTGCACGTGGCCGCGGCGCACAGCCGTGCGCTGATCGACGATTACTCCAGCTTCGCCTGGGGCTGCTACGGCGCTGCCAGTTGCGCCAGCGACGCGGTGCCCAATCATTTCAGCCGCGAGGGCGACTACGACATCTACGATTACCGCAGCCCCGCCGACAGCCGCCGCAACGACGAACTGCAGGCGATCGCCAGCGGCAGCGCCAGCACCGGCGCGCTGCAGCACCAGTTCCAGGTCGGGGTCGATTCCCTGCATCGCACCATCGAACGGCACGGCTCGATCAACGAAATGATCGGCAGCGGCAACATCGATGCCGATCCGCCGCTGCTGGCGCCGGCCGACGCCACGCTTGGCCCCAAGCGCCGGCGCCTGGACAGCGCTCAGACCGCCCTGCTGGCCAGCGACCGCATCGGCATCGGCGATGCCTGGCAGTTGCTGCTGGGCGCGCGCCAGGTGCGCTACGACGAACGCGCCTGGGACCGCGACGGCACCCTGACCCGGCGCACGCGCCGCTCGGTGCTGCTGCCGCAGGCGGCGCTGCTGTTCAAGCTGCAGCCGTCGCTGTCGCTGTATGCCAGCTTCGCCAAGGGCCTGGCCCCGGGCGGCACCGCGCCGTGGTTCGCCAGCAACGCCGACAGCATCCTCGCCCCGACCAGCGCCTACCAGCGCGAGGCCGGCATGAAGTACGAGCGCGACGGGCTGACCCTGGGCGCGGCGCTGTTCGACATGCGCCAGGCGGACCAGTACGCGCAACCGCAGGCCGACGGCAGCTTCCTGTTCGTGCAGCAGGGCCGCCTGCACAACCGCGGCATCGAACTGTCGGCCGCCGGCACGCCGGGCGCCGGGCTGCACCTGCAGGCCAGCGTCGCCGGCATCCGCGCGCGCGCCGAGGACACCGGCACGCCGGGCGACGAGGGCTACCAGGCGTTGAACGTGCCGCGGGTGCGCGCCAGCGCGCAGGCCACCTGGGACGTGCCCGGCGTCAACGGCCTGGCGCTGCTGGGCGGGGCGCAGTACAGCGGTGCCAAGTACGCCGACCGCGGCGGCCAGGTCGCCGTCGGCGGCTACAGCGTCTACAACCTGGGCGCCCGCTACGCCACCCGGCTGGGCACGGTGCCGACCACGCTGCGGCTGAGCGTGGACAACCTCACCGACAAGCGCTACTGGCGCGACGTCGGCGCCTACGAAGGCGACAACTATCTGTTCCTCGGTGCGCCGCGGACCGCACGACTGGCGCTGCAGTTCGATTTTTGA
- the pnuC gene encoding nicotinamide riboside transporter PnuC, with product MSPLELLAVLVNVLGVWLTARRVRWCWPVNVVAVLLYAWLFYQWKLYSDMLLQGLYVVLQGYGWWRWSQGLDEDGKVRVGPLPWAEGVRSLLAGAAGAALLGWLMHRHTDAALPWLDAALSAFSVVASVWAARKRVASWGLWIVLDCVYVGVFVYKGLYPTAALYAGFVVLAVYGLRLWQADLRRARAIA from the coding sequence ATGTCCCCCCTCGAACTTCTCGCCGTGCTGGTCAACGTATTGGGCGTGTGGCTGACCGCGCGGCGGGTGCGTTGGTGCTGGCCGGTCAACGTGGTCGCGGTGCTGCTATACGCGTGGCTGTTCTATCAGTGGAAGCTGTACTCGGACATGCTGCTGCAGGGCCTGTATGTGGTCCTGCAGGGCTATGGCTGGTGGCGCTGGAGCCAGGGGCTGGACGAGGACGGCAAGGTCCGGGTCGGGCCGTTGCCGTGGGCCGAAGGCGTGCGCTCGTTGCTGGCCGGCGCCGCCGGCGCGGCGCTGCTGGGCTGGCTGATGCACCGGCACACCGATGCGGCACTGCCGTGGCTGGATGCGGCGCTGTCGGCGTTCAGCGTGGTCGCCAGCGTCTGGGCGGCGCGCAAGCGTGTGGCCAGCTGGGGCCTGTGGATCGTGCTGGACTGCGTCTACGTCGGCGTGTTCGTGTACAAGGGCCTGTATCCCACCGCGGCGCTGTACGCCGGATTCGTGGTGCTGGCGGTGTACGGACTGCGCCTGTGGCAGGCCGATCTGCGCCGCGCGCGTGCCATCGCCTGA
- a CDS encoding UTRA domain-containing protein, which yields MSFATAAGFAQRIADALLARIAAGEWRADQRLPVERELAALFGCTRITLREALQQLESDGHIYRENRRGWFVSAPRVRHDPNSIAGFMQYVAAQGGVPRTELLAAQRQPAGAALARHLHLDDPATEMFVLRRRRWIGRRAVLLETNAILAAWAPRLLEHDLAGSLSAVLTQRLGLRQARSRLSMYPATLDAEQAALLQSTAGTPCFRLQRVSYAADGRAVEFDIESWRHDVLEVSVDVYAPPK from the coding sequence ATGAGCTTCGCCACCGCCGCCGGCTTCGCCCAACGCATCGCCGATGCGCTGCTGGCGCGCATCGCCGCCGGCGAGTGGCGGGCGGACCAGCGCCTGCCGGTGGAGCGCGAGCTGGCCGCGCTGTTCGGCTGCACCCGCATCACCTTGCGCGAGGCCCTGCAGCAGCTCGAATCGGACGGGCACATCTACCGCGAGAACCGCCGCGGCTGGTTCGTCAGCGCGCCGCGGGTGCGCCACGACCCCAACAGCATCGCCGGCTTCATGCAGTACGTGGCCGCGCAGGGCGGCGTCCCGCGCACCGAACTGCTCGCCGCGCAGCGCCAGCCGGCCGGCGCGGCGCTCGCCCGGCACCTGCACCTGGACGATCCTGCGACCGAGATGTTCGTGCTGCGCCGCCGGCGCTGGATCGGGCGGCGTGCGGTGCTGCTGGAAACCAACGCCATCCTCGCCGCGTGGGCGCCGCGCCTGCTCGAGCACGACCTGGCCGGCTCGCTGAGCGCGGTGCTGACCCAGCGCCTGGGCTTGCGGCAGGCGCGCAGCCGGCTGTCGATGTATCCGGCCACGCTCGACGCCGAGCAGGCCGCGCTGCTGCAATCCACCGCCGGCACGCCCTGCTTCCGCCTGCAGCGCGTCAGCTATGCCGCCGACGGCCGCGCGGTGGAGTTCGATATCGAATCCTGGCGCCACGACGTGCTGGAAGTCTCGGTGGACGTGTACGCGCCGCCGAAATAA
- a CDS encoding glycosyltransferase — protein sequence MSLPIVLLAVGVDDVALDACLGALEENTPAGTRVWLADDAQAGPRGIRVIEAWLARTRLQADYTRRPRMLGEVAHMDEMLRACGDADVAVLAADAQPGPGWLQQLSACLARDAAIASATPWSNAGEACAWPRLGEINPLPEDPERLARTCAALPPLHPELPSAVCHAVVLRGVARQRAGGLDASSYGSWYAALTDLSLRMAGLGWRNVLCETAHVACSGEGRAADGDMDALATRWPAWHARLAEFLMHDPLRACREEFQRLYDTSPPPDPQGALFDA from the coding sequence GTGAGCCTGCCCATCGTGCTGCTGGCGGTCGGCGTCGACGACGTCGCCCTGGACGCCTGCCTCGGTGCGCTGGAGGAGAACACGCCGGCCGGTACCCGCGTGTGGCTGGCCGACGATGCGCAGGCCGGCCCGCGCGGCATCCGCGTGATCGAGGCCTGGCTGGCGCGCACGCGCCTGCAGGCCGACTACACGCGGCGGCCGCGCATGCTCGGCGAGGTGGCGCATATGGACGAGATGCTGCGCGCCTGCGGCGATGCCGACGTGGCGGTGCTGGCCGCCGATGCGCAGCCCGGGCCGGGCTGGCTGCAGCAGTTGAGCGCCTGCCTGGCGCGCGATGCGGCCATCGCCAGCGCCACGCCGTGGAGCAATGCCGGCGAAGCCTGTGCGTGGCCGCGGCTGGGCGAGATCAACCCGCTGCCCGAGGATCCCGAGCGCCTGGCGCGGACCTGCGCGGCGTTGCCGCCGCTGCATCCGGAACTGCCGTCGGCGGTGTGCCACGCGGTGGTCCTGCGCGGCGTGGCGCGGCAGCGCGCCGGCGGCCTGGACGCCAGCAGCTACGGGTCCTGGTATGCGGCGCTGACCGACCTGTCGCTGCGCATGGCCGGGCTCGGCTGGCGCAACGTGTTGTGCGAGACCGCGCATGTGGCCTGCAGTGGCGAAGGCCGCGCCGCCGACGGCGACATGGATGCGCTGGCCACGCGCTGGCCGGCCTGGCACGCGCGCCTGGCCGAGTTCCTGATGCACGATCCCTTGCGCGCCTGCCGTGAGGAATTCCAGCGCTTGTACGACACCTCGCCGCCGCCGGATCCGCAAGGCGCGCTGTTCGATGCCTAG